The following is a genomic window from Flavobacterium crassostreae.
ACCGCGGTGTAAATCATAAATAATACCACCATTAAATGCTTCTCCAAGATAATGTGTAAAGCCTCCTACATTGCTATTTGCACTAAATAAGGCATAAGGGACACTTAATAATTGGCTAGTACCGGATATATTGTAACTAGTTCCGCCAACGGGGTCTGTTTCTGTTTTAATAAAATAAGGACCTGCTGCCCAATTTATGCCTGCAAAAGTTCCTGTTACTGGTGTTCCAGCCCCAATTTCTAAACTAACTAAACCGTTTATATTGGTGTTGGTTGTTTGGGTTTCGGTATATATTGCTGTGCCTGTCGCCGAGCCTTGTAGTACGCTTATTCGCATTCCTACTGAAGTGGATGTAATCAACTCGTTACTGCTATTGCGTAAAACGGCTTGGTAACTCATTTTTTTAGGAGCTTGCGCAAACATGCTTGCCGTTACTAGTATTCCTGCCAATAGTGTGTAAAATTTCTTCATGTTTTTATTTTTTAATAATTTTAAAGGTTTTTGTTTCTTGGTTATTGTTGTTTACTTTTAAAAAGTAGATACCCTTAGGCAAGTGTTCTAAATTTATTTTCTCGGAGTTGCTAGCTATTTTTCTGTTTTCGATTAGTTTTCCTACGGAGCTGTAAAGTTGTAACTGTAAGGTTGTAAGTTCTAATTTTCCAGTATTGAGAATTAAATAATCTGCCGTTGGGTTAGGATAAGCTGCTAGCTCTAAATCAATAAAATGATGATTATCTAAACCCAATACAACAGCTATTTCATAAGGTTGTTGTACTCCTTGTGCTATTGAGCCTGCTGTGTCGGTATTGGTAGTATATACAATTTGCCCTACGGAATAAGAAGCTGTACCTCCGCTACCCAAGGCATTGTTACCGGTTGCATTTGTGGTCTGTTGTGCTTGCATTGTTAACCCAATACCTAACAGCAAAACACTCCATCGTACTTTTTTTTGTTTCATTTTTTTGTAGTCTAAATTAATTTTAATAAATTTTTATAACACGAAAATACAAATTAAAAAGATAATTTAACAAATTAGATAAAGGCTTTAGTGTTTTTTACCGAACTAAAAAAGACATTAAAATACCGCAAATGTACAGGATAGCTGCTCTATTATGGCGGCTTTAGTTTGTACGTTTGCGGTAAAATGTGTTTTTATAAAAAAATCTAATTAGCGGATTTCTTTTATAAAATCTGCTATTTTATGGGTGCCGTTCTGGGTTAAATGTTGGATAAAGGCACTCCCAATAATGGCGCCTTGGGCGTATTGTGTAGCCTGCTGAAAGGTTTCTTTATTATTAATACCAAAACCAACTATTTGAGGGTTTTTTAACTCCATGTTGGCAATTTTTTTGAAATAAGTTTCTTGGGTTGTACCAAATCCAGATTCAGATCCTGTAACGCTGGCAGAACTCACCATGTAGATAAATCCGTCGGATACGCTATCAATAAAACCAATACGCTCGGCGCTGGTTTGTGGGGTTATCAAAAACACATTGATTAGGCCGTGTTTTTCAAAAATGGTTTTGTAGTGTTCTGCATATACATCCACTGGAAGATCTGGGATGATCAATCCATCAATACCTATTTCTTGGCATTTTTTGCAAAAAGCATCTACTCCGTATTGTAGCACGGGATTGAAATAGCCCATGATAATTAGCGGAATTTGTACGCTTTCGCGAATGGTACGCAGTTGATCAAAAAGCACTTGTGTGGTCATGCCGTTGTGTAGGGCTTGGGTAGAGCTGGCTTGAAT
Proteins encoded in this region:
- a CDS encoding DUF1566 domain-containing protein, translated to MKKFYTLLAGILVTASMFAQAPKKMSYQAVLRNSSNELITSTSVGMRISVLQGSATGTAIYTETQTTNTNINGLVSLEIGAGTPVTGTFAGINWAAGPYFIKTETDPVGGTSYNISGTSQLLSVPYALFSANSNVGGFTHYLGEAFNGGIIYDLHRGSDGLEHGLIVSLTESTATWQTIETVTNATRSWDGVYNTNLMTNSPAATYIASLGKGWYLPSIDELGKLYYNRLYVNRALFNGGNTLLSNTAYYWSSTEASDSNAYFFYFNDAHAFKTYKSNTNIVRGIKAF
- a CDS encoding T9SS type A sorting domain-containing protein: MKQKKVRWSVLLLGIGLTMQAQQTTNATGNNALGSGGTASYSVGQIVYTTNTDTAGSIAQGVQQPYEIAVVLGLDNHHFIDLELAAYPNPTADYLILNTGKLELTTLQLQLYSSVGKLIENRKIASNSEKINLEHLPKGIYFLKVNNNNQETKTFKIIKK
- the trpA gene encoding tryptophan synthase subunit alpha, whose product is MNRITKKLQEGKKILSIYFSAGYPNLNDTVQIIQDLEKSGVDLIEIGLPFSDPLADGPTIQASSTQALHNGMTTQVLFDQLRTIRESVQIPLIIMGYFNPVLQYGVDAFCKKCQEIGIDGLIIPDLPVDVYAEHYKTIFEKHGLINVFLITPQTSAERIGFIDSVSDGFIYMVSSASVTGSESGFGTTQETYFKKIANMELKNPQIVGFGINNKETFQQATQYAQGAIIGSAFIQHLTQNGTHKIADFIKEIR